Genomic DNA from Pistricoccus aurantiacus:
AGGGAAATGCCTAAGCAATACCCTGAGTATACGGCGCTTTTACTCACATAACGGCGTTTTCGTTTTCGTTGTATGGTTAAAAAAACACAAGGTAAATCCCATGGCTTACCGCTTCTTGTACTTGTCGGCTGGCGCTACGTTGCTGGTTTTTTCCGCGATTTCTCCTGCCGATAGCGCGCAGCCTCCCTCCTGCTCGCCGAGCGAAACCCACCAGGCCTGGCTCGAGCGGGTCAACCAGGCCAGAAGTCAGCCCCGCCAGTGCGGTGACGAATCCTTTCAGGCCGTCGAGTCGCTGACCTGGAGCTGCGCCCTGGAGGCAGCCGCCAAGGACTACGCAAAGAACATGGCGGAAAACGATTTCTTCAGTCATACCAGCCCTTCCGGTAAAGATGTTGGAGAGCGGGTGCGGGATCAAGGCTACGACTGGTGGGCGGTGGGGGAGAACATCGCCGCGGGACAGGATTCCATCGAGGCGGTGATCGAAGGCTGGCTTTCGAGCCCGGGCCACTGCGCCAATCTCATGAGCGAGAAATTTAGCGAGATGGGCATGGCCAGGGCACAAGCGCCGGGTTCCGTGTACTCGCCTTACTGGACGCAGATCTTCGCCAGGCCGAAGTAGAGAGGCAGCAGAACTCGATTTTCGTGCTTCTTTTCAACGCCTGTGACGGCTGCCTGGCTGAGCGATGACTCGCTCCAGGGCCAAAGCCCCTCGCTCAAAGGCCTGTTTTTGCTTTTCCAAAATACTGCTACGCTGATAGCGAGTGAATGGAAAATAGAAATAGTAAAAGGCATTCCAGTTCAATCGCTGACCCATGGTGTCAGTAGAATCAAGTAGACAATCGCGTAGGACACTACTCAGGAGAGAGACGATGAAGGATTCCAAGACGGACAAGTCCGAAGGCATGATCGACAAGGCGGCAGGCAAGATCAAGGAGGCGCTGGGCAAGGCCAGTGATGACAAGAGTACCGAAGCCGAAGGCAAGGCGCAGGCCTCCAAGGGAGACGCCAAGCGAGCCAAGGGCAACGTGAAGGATGCTCTCGATCCAGGAAGCGATTCTCAAAAGACCAATAATCCGTAGCACTGATTCCCAGCTTGCATCGAACCATCGCCGGGCCGTGAAAGCGGTCCGGCGATGGCGTTTTTTTACTGGCGCCCCCATCAGGATTCGAACCTGAGACCTTCCCCTTAGGAGGGGGACGCTCTATCCAGCTGAGCTATGGGGGCTAAAAAGGCGAGACATCCTGTATACCAGGAACTGTGTCGCGGGCGGGGCACAGTATAAAGCGCGTGCCGGGCAAGTTAAACCCGATTCGGTCCGGGCGGTGATCGATGCTAGAGTAGCCTCCTCATTGCCCGATGATGCCGCCTGCGATTTTCATGTCAGCTTCTTCTTCAAGTGATATCTCACCACTTTCTCCTTTGGGCGATCGTCATTTCGACGGCCTGGCGGACAAGTTCGCCACCAGCCTTTACGCCACTTCTCGAGGCGAGATTCGCTTGCGCCTGTTGAATGCGCTGCTGCCGCGCCAGCTTGATCTACGAGGACAAAGGGTACTGGACGTGGGTGGTGGGCTAGGGCAAATGGCGGCCTGGTTCGCGGAGCGCGGCCATAGGGTGACCCTGGCGGAGCCGGCGGCGGAAATGCTGGCCCGAGCGCGGGAGGCGCTTGAAGGTCAGCCTGTGGAATTGATTCAGACGACGCTACAGGCGTTGCCGGAAAAAGCGCCAGGGCCTTGGTCGCTGGTGGTTTGCCATGCGGTGCTGGAATGGCTGGCGGATCCGCGAGAGGCGCTGCGGATTCTCGCTTCGCTGGTAGCACCCGGTGGCCAGCTATCGCTGATGGTGTTCAACCGTGACGCGCTGCGGCTCTCCAATATCGTCAAGGGCAATCTGGACAAGGTGCTGGACGATCGTCTGGCGGGTACCGGCAAGCGTCAACGACTGACGCCGATCTCACCGCTGACCCATGCGGATATCGAGGCTTGGGCGACGGAAAATGATCTGGTGATGGAAGCGGTGGCGGGCGTTCGAGTCTTTTATGATTATCTTCGCGAGCGTGATCCCCAAGGAGATACCCTGACCAAGCTGATCGAGCTGGAACACCGCTACTGCGAAGCGGAGCCTTACTGGCGACTGGGGCGCTATCTGTTGTATACCCTGCGCAAGCCGACCATCCAGGAGAAAGATTCATGAGCGCGCAAACGCCGGTCTGCCAGCTACTGCAACGCCAGGACATGGATTACCGCGACTGGCTGTGGGTAGCGCCGCCTCGGGATACCTGGCTGGAAGCGGGGCAGGGCCGTTTGCTGAGCGCCGATCACTCGATTCTCGAGGCCTGGCGCGAGCAAGGCCGACCCGTGCATTCGGCGCTGGATAGCGATCTGGGCTCGCCCCCGGGAGCGGTACTATTCTGGCCCAAGACCCATGCCCTGGGGGAGTGGTGGCTGCTCAAGCTGTGCCAGGATCTGCCGGAGGGCACGCCGCTTCAGGTGGTGGGAGAAAACCAGGGCGGCATCAAGCGAGTGCTCAAGGTGCTTGCGGCCCTGGGGCTCGGCTGTCGCAAGCTCGATAGCGCTCGGCGCTGCAGTCTGTTCGATACCAAGCTGCGCCGAGTGGGTATCGACCCGGAACTGGCCTGGACCCGCTTCGAGGCCCAGGAACTGACCCTGATCAGCCATCCCGGGGTGTTCGGCCACGGCAAGCTGGACGAGGGCACCCAACTATTGCTGGAGGCACTGCCGGAGCTGCTGCCGAAAGGCGATTGTCGTGTGCTGGACATGGGCTGTGGCGATGGGGTGATCGCCGCCTGGCTGGCGCGACGTGGCGCCCGGGTGAGCGCGGTTGACAGCAATCTCTTTGCGGTGGAAGCCACCCGGCGCACCCTGGCGACCAATCGGCTCGAGGGTCGAGCGCTATCGAGCGATGTGTATTCGGCACTGAATGATGAGCGCTTCGATGTGATCGTCAGCAATCCGCCGTTTCATCAGGAGCGCAGCATCGATTATGGCCCGGCAGCGCGGCTGATCGAGCAGGCTCCAGCGCATCTCGAAAAAGGCGGACGTTTGGTCCTGGTCGCCAATACCTTCCTGCCTTATGCGGATCGACTCGAAGCTGCCTTCGGAAGTTTTCGTGTCATCGCCGATGATCGGCGTTTTCGGGTGTACGAAGTACAAAAAAATTAATCTAATGAATTGCTTGAAAGGGGATAAGGAATGGCAGTGGATCGAACCCTGCAGGGGCTGGTATTGGGTGGCCTGGTGGCGATCGGCCTGGTGTGGGGCGGCAGCTATATCAAGGATGCCGCCCAGGTGTGGCGGGATGCCAATCGCAGCGTCACCGTCAAGGGGCTTGCCGAGCGAGAAGTGGCGGCCAACGTGGCGCTTTGGCCGCTGCACTATAGCGTGGCCGGAAACGAACTGAGCGGCTTGCAGGCAGAGCTTGCTCAAGATGAAGCGACGATTCGGGAGTTCCTGGAGGCACAGGGCTTCGATGCGAGCAATATCAGCGTCACGCCGCCCCAGGTACAGGATCGCTATGCCAATAATTACGGCAATTCACAGCCGGAAGAGCGCTATTCCGGCGAGGCCACGGTGCTCTTGCGCACGCCCAAGGTCAGCGCGGTCAAGGCCGCCCTGCCGAAGACCTCGCAGCTGGTGCGCGAAGGGGTGCTGCTGTCGCCCAACTACGAATACCGTACCGAATTCCTGTTTACCGATCTGGAGCGGATCAAGCCGGAGATGATCGCCGAAGCCACCGCGGACGCCCGCCGCGCCGCCCAGCAGTTTGCCGAGGATTCCGGCAGCCGGGTAGGCGCGATCAAGCGCGCCAGCCAAGGGTATTTCTCCATCGAGGACCTGGACAGCTATACCCCGGACCTCAAGAAGGTCCGGGTGGTGACCACCATCGATTACGCCTTGGAAGACTGAGCGCTTTGGACCTAGGCCTGAGGGTCTCGATAGTGAATCTCGGTGATCAGGTAGGTAGTGCTGCCCCCCGGGGCGGCCACCGTGGCTTCGTCGTCGAGCGACTTGCCGAGCAGCGCCCGGGCTAGCGGCGCGTCGACGCTGATCCAGCGCTTCTGGGTATCCGTCTCGTCGTGACCGACGATGCGGATCTCGAGTTCTTCGCCGGCTTCGTCTTCCGGGGTGATAAGAGCCAGAGTGACGAAGGCACCGAAATATACCTTGCCCCTATCCGCCGGCAGACGATCCACCACCTGCACCTCCTCCAGGCGCTTGGTCAGGTAGCGAATCCGCGCGATGACCCGGTTGAGTTCCTTCTTGTTGTAGGTGTAATCCGCATTCTCGCTGCGATCGCCGAGCGCCGCCGCTTCTCCCACCTTGGCGGAAAGCGCCGGGCGCTTGACCCGGGAAAGGTGCTCGAGAATACCCTGCAGTCGCGCCTGGCCCTCTGCGGTGATCAAGGGGCTCTTGGGTTCCTGGCGCGGGTCCTTGGCCGGGTCCCGCCAGCGGGTCATGTTGCGGCCTTGCATGTTTTTTCCTTGAAATGTCGGGGCATTTGATCGGCGATTCTACAAGTCGAGGAGGTCGGAGGCTAAGATCGGTGGCGATAATAGAGCGCTGCATCGAAAGCAGCGTTCAAGCATGTCCGAGAATATGCGATAAAACCTTTGATCGAATACAAGAAAAGGATGCCGTCATGAAAGGGTTTGTCGCCGTATTATGGGGAATGCTGCTCGTCTTGATGCCATTCGCTGCCTGCCATGCTCAGGACAGCGAGCTTTTTGCCTTGAAAAACCGCTGGGAATATATCACCACCCAGACGCCTGAGAACAAGCGCGCCGATGCCTTGGGCGAACTGGCGGAGGATGCCAAGGCGCTGGCGAAAACCTATCCGAACAACGCTCGAGTGCTGGTCTGGCAGGGCATCGTGCTGGCGTCCCAGGCGCGGGCCAAGGGCGGCGTCGGGGCGCTGGGCTTGGCCAAGGAAGCCCGAGCATCGCTGGAACAGGCCATCCGTCTCGACCCGCAAGGTAACGCGGGTTCTGCCTATGTCACGCTGGGGGCGCTCTATGACCGGGTGCCGGGCTGGCCGCTGGGTTTCGGCGACGCCGATCAGGCGGAGCGCATGTTCGAGAAGGCATTGCGGATTCGTCCCGCAGGGATCGACGTCAACTATTATTATGCGGTGTTCCTGCAAGACGAGGGTCGTCTTGCGGAGGCGCGCCAGCATGCCCGTCGCGCCGTGGAAGGCGAGGCGAGAGCTGGGCGGGAGACCTCCGATGAAGCGCTACGCCAGGAGGCCAGACGACTGCTGCGCGAGCTCGAATGAATGACGTCCTGCGCCGGGCTGGAGTAACCTGGCGCTTATGAGCTTCGATCATGCTTCCTTGCCCGCGGTGCTGGCGGGCCCTATCCTGCGCCGGAGCGACCCGGAAAGAATCCTGCTGTGGCTGGTGGGCTCGCGGCCGCTGAGCCTCGAGCTTGTGCTATCACCGCAGGATGACTCGATGCCGCGCCATCATGTCTTGAGCGCGGACAACTGCCGGGTACTGCCGCTGGGTAAGCACGCTTATCTGCATCTGATCGATGTGCAGTTCGATAGACCTCTGCCGCAAGATGTGCGTATCGACTACGACCTGCGTCTGAAGGGGGAAACGGATCAGGGTATCGCCGACTGGGCGCCGCATCTGCTTTATGAAGGCGCAGCGCTTCCCGGTTTCGTGATTGCCTCCCGCCTGCACAGCCTGCTGCATGGCTCCTGTCGCAAGCCGCATCATCCGGGCAGGGACGGCCTGGTGCGGGCGGATAGCTGGCTGGCGGAACGTTGGGCGGAACCCGACAAGCGCCCCGCCTGGCTGCTGATGACCGGGGATCAGATCTACGCGGACGACGTGGCTGGGCCGATGCTGGTGGCGATTCACGCGCTGATTCGCCGTCTGGGGCTGTTCGACGAGATCCTCGAGGACGCCATGGTGGCGGATAGCCAGGCGCTGTTCGCCTCCTCGGACACCTATTACCACCGGGAGCGATTGCTGCCGGACATCGTCTCCAACGAGGCGCTGCGAGAGCGGCTGTTCGGCGGGGTCAGAAAGCCCATCTTCACTACCGCCAGCGCCCAGAATCACCTGATTACCTTCGCCGAAGTGCTGGCCATGTATCTGCTGGTCTGGTCGCCGGTGCCCTGGCGACTGATCGAGGTGAAGCCGCCGGATCTGGATGAAAAACACGCCAAGCGCTTCGATGAAGAAGCCGTCATTATCGAAGACTTCGTCAAAAATCTGCCGCAAGTAGCCCGCTTGCTGGCCAATCAGCCCAGCCTGATGATCTTCGATGATCACGATGTTACCGACGACTGGAATCTCAACGCTGCCTGGGAAGAAGTGGCCTACGAACATCCGTTCTCCCGGCGCATCCTGGGCAACGCCTTGCTGGCCTATCTGCTCTGCCAGGGCTGGGGCAACGACCCGGATCGCCTGGCAATGCCCATGAGCGAGATTACGTCGTTGCTGAGCGCGGCCCACGCCCAGGATGCGCTGCCCGATCTTGAGCAGGACGCCGCCATTCGAGAACTGCTGCGCTTTCAGGGGTGGGAATACGTGGTGCCCGGCCATCCCAAGCTGGTGGTGCTGGATACCCGCACCCGGCGCTGGCGCAGCGAGCGGAAACGTCACCGACCCTCGGGATTGATGGATTGGGAGGCGCTTTCCGATCTGCAGCAGGAGTTGCTCGACGAGCCGGCGGTAGTGGTGGTGTCGCCGACGCCCATGTTCGGGGTCAAGCTGATCGAGAGCGTGCAGAAGCTCTTCGCCCTGGCGGGCAAACCCCTGATGGTGGATGCGGAGAACTGGATGGCCCATCGTGGCGCGGCCAGCGTGATGCTGAATATCTTTCGCCATTCTCGCACGCCGGCCAATTACGTGATCCTTTCCGGGGACGTGCACTATTCTTTTGTCTATCGCATTCGTATTCGCGATCGCCGACATGGCCCCAACATCTGGCAGATCACCAGCAGCGGCGTGAAAAACGCCTTTCCGGATACGCTGCTGGACTGGTTCGATCGACTCAACCGCTGGCTTTACGCACCCTGGTCGCCGTTGAACTTTTTTACCAAGCGCCGGGAGATGTACGTCACGCCCAGTACGCCGGATCGCGGCAAGGCCGGAGAGCGGCTGTGGAACGGTTCCGGCATCGGCTACGTGACGCTTGATGGGGAAGGGCGCCCGCAAGCCATTACCGAACTGGACGCTCGGAACCTGGACGTTCATTTTCCCCTTGAAGAGCCCGGAGAAGAGCGCCTGGAAATTTCGTCTGACAAGAAGCGGGGTTGGCATCCCCGGGGCGGGCCGTGATAATAACCCCTTTGCGTTGAGGAGGGTTCATGGCCGACTGCTTCGGTGAAGGCCCGCGTTTCGATAGCAAGGACGTTGAGCGGCTCGAGGACGAATGCCTGTATCAAGGCTTTTTTCGCCTTGAGAAGCGCCATCTTCGCCATCGCCTGTTCGAGGGCGGCTGGAGCGAGAAGATTCAGCGCGAGGTGCATGTTCGTCACGACGCGGTGGGCGTGCTGCTCTACGACGTGGAACGTGACGCGGTGGTGATGGTCGAACAACTTCGTGCCGGCGCCCTGAGTGATCCCGTCAGTCCCTGGAAACTCGAGCCGGTGGCGGGCCTGGTCGAGAAAGGCGAAACCCCTGCGGATGTCGCCAGACGCGAAACTCTGGAAGAAGCCGGCTGCGAAATTGGCGAGCTGATCGAGCTGCACGCCTACTATCCAAGCCCCGGCGCCTGCGACGAGCGGGTCACGCTGTTCTGCGGACTGGTGGACAGCCGGGGGATCGGCGGCGTGCACGGAGTAGAAACCGAACACGAGGATATCAAGGTGCATGTGCTACCGTATGGTCGTGCCTGGGAACTTCTCGAAGCCGGCCGGCTCGATAACGCCATGTCCCTCATCACATTGTATTGGCTGGCGCGGGAGCGTGCTTCGCTACGCGCCAGACGCTAGAATTTGTCTGAAAAAGTGTTTGTCTTAAAAGAGTTGTCTGAAAGGAGTTTGCCTGTGCCCAGAGCCGCCTATGTCACCGATCTCAAGACCCTGCAGGGAGAGTGCAGCGCCAACTACTGGCGTCTGTCTCGACTGCTGGGTGAGCTCGAGATCGGCGAGGTGCGCGAGGTGAATCTGGGTGACCACGACAAGCGATTCGGCGCCCTGTGGCTGGAAGTATTGGAAGTCGCTCCTTACACCACCACCGTGAGTATCAGCCAGAGCGGCGCGCTGGATTCCTTTGTCGAGACGCCACGCATGCGGGTTCAGCTCTATCACGATGTGCGCATGGCAGAAGTGGTGGATTTCCAGCGTCAGCGTCACTTCGATGGCCGCTATCGCTATCCCAACCCCCGCATGCATCAACCGGACGAAAAGCTGCAGCTCAATCGTTTTCTCGGCGAATGGCTGGAACATGGCCTGGCTCACGGCCATTCCCTGGATCTGATTCGCTAGCTTCTCGCTCCTTCCCATGGCACGTCTGATCCAGATCACCGACTCCCACCTGCAAGCGGATCCGAAAGCCCGTTGTCGAACCGGCCATCCGCTGTCTCGGTTCGAACAAGTCCTGGAATACGCCCGCCGGCAGCAGCCGGACGCAGTCATCCTGACCGGGGATATCGGCGAGAACGGTTCGCCGGGTGCCTATCGTCTGGCCGTTGAACGATTGGACCAGTTGACGTGCCCCTGGTACTGGCTGGCGGGCAATCACGACGACCCTGAGGTCATGGCGCGGTACCGGAGCGTCGTCGACGAGATCGAGCTGGACCGGTGGCGGCTGCTGATGCTGAACACCCAAGTCTTTGGCGAGCCCTTCGGCAAGCTGGGAGAGGCGCAGCTGGAGCGCCTGGCGGTGCGGTTACGCCAGGACGAGCGGCCTACCTGGCTTGTCATGCACCACCCGCCGGTGACGATCGGCTCCGCCTGGATGGATGCGATCGGCCTTCAGGATCGCCAAGCCCTGTGGCAATGCCTGGAACGTTTTCCTCAGGTGCGAGGTATTCTCTGCGGGCATATTCATCAGGCTTTTACACAGACCGTTGTCTGCGGCGGAGGAAAAATCGCGGTCCATGGCTGCCCGGCCACCTCGGATCAGTTCCTGCCTCGGTCCGACGCCTTCGCCGTGGACGAGCAGGCGATGCCGGGCTATCGCGTGGTCGAGTTAGAGGACGCCGGCTTTACGACCTGGGTGGAGCGCGTCGAAACGCAGAAGAAGCAATAGGTTATAAAAAGATAGTGATTTATTCTTTTGGGTTATTTATTTGAGCCGGTAGGCTGAAGCCATGACGGATTCATGGTCTCGGCTTCCGGCTTTTTTAATACGTTTCATCTTAGCTTCGCGCTGGCGTTCCGCAGGCCATGACCTTTCGTTTTTTTCCGGTTCACCTTACGAGGTCTCAAGCGCCATGCTGTCTCCCGAGCGTCAAACCCACCTGAAACAGCTCGAAGCCGAATCCATTCATATTCTGCGGGAAGTCGCCGCGGAGTTTCGCCGCCCGGTCATGCTGTATTCCATCGGCAAGGATTCCTCGGTGATGCTGCATCTGGCGCGCAAGGCCTTCTATCCTGGCAGGCCGCCGTTTCCCCTGATGCATGTCAACACTACCTGGAAGTTTCGCGAAATGATCGCCTTTCGCGACACCATGGCGCGGGAAACCGGCATGGAGCTGATCGAGCACATCAACGAAGAGGGCCGGGCGGCCAACATCAATCCCTTCGATCACGGCAGCGCCAAGTACACGGACGTGATGAAGACCGCTTCCCTCAAGCAGGCCCTGGACAAGTACGGCTTCGACGCGGCCTTCGGCGGCGCTCGGCGGGACGAGGAGGCCAGCCGTGCCAAGGAACGGGTCTATTCGTTCCGGGACAGGCATCATCGCTGGGATCCCAAGAATCAGCGTCCGGAGCTGTGGAATCTGTACAACGCCCGCATCAATCCCGGCGAATCGATTCGCGTCTTTCCGCTCTCCAACTGGACGGAACTCGACATCTGGCAGTACATCTACCTGGAGTCGATTCCCATCGTGCCGCTTTATTACGCCGCACCCCGCCCGGTGGTGGAGCGAGACGGCATGCAGATCATGGTGGACGACGAACGCCTGCCCCTGGCCCCTGGCGAAGTGCCGGAAGAGAAATGGGTGCGTTTCCGGACCCTCGGCTGCTACCCGCTCACCGGCGCGGTGGAGTCCCGAGCGGCGACGCTGCCGGCGATCATCCAGGAAATGCTTCTGACCCGCAGCAGCGAACGCAGCGGCAGGGCTATCGACCACGACCAGGCCGGCTCGATGGAGAGGAAAAAACGCGAGGGGTACTTCTGATGGCTCACCAATCCAGCCTGATTGCCGATGACATCGACGCCTATCTCAAGGCCCACGAGAACAAGGATCTGCTGCGCTTCATCACCTGTGGGAGCGTGGACGACGGCAAGTCGACCCTGATCGGCAGGCTGCTGCACGATTCCAAGATGATCTTTGAAGACCAGCTGGCCGCCATTACCCTGGCCTCCAAGACCAGCGGCACCACCGGAGACACGGTGGATCTGGCGCTGCTGGTGGACGGGCTGCAGTCCGAGCGGGAGCAAGGCATCACCATCGATGTGGCCTATCGCTATTTCTCCACGGACAGACGAAAGTTCATCATCGCCGATACCCCGGGCCACGAGCAGTACACCCGCAACATGGCCACCGGCGCCTCCACCGCGAGCCTGGCGATCATCCTGGTGGATGCCCGCCACGGGGTGCAGACCCAGACCCGCCGGCACAGCTATATCTGCGATCTGCTGGGTATCCAGCACCTGGTGATCGCCATCAACAAGATGGATCTTGTGGCGTATTCCCAGGCGCGCTTCGAGGAGATCGTCGCACAGTACCGCCGCTTCGCCGAGAATCTCGGCGCTCGGGACATTCGCTTCGTGCCGATTTCCGCCCTGAAGGGCGACAACGTGGTCAACAAGAGCGATGCCATGCCCTGGTATGGACAAGGGGCGTTGCTGGAGCATCTCGAGACGGTGGAGATCAGCCGGGACAGTAACCTGTCGGACCTGCGCCTGCCGGTACAGTACGTGAATCGACCGCATCTGGATTTTCGTGGCTACAGCGGCACCCTGGAATCCGGCATCCTGCGCCCGGGGCAGGCGGTCAAGGTGCTGCCTTCCGGCAAGACCTCGCGAGTCGCGCGCATCGTCACCTTTGACGGCGATCTGGAAGTGGCCTATCCGGGCCAGGCCATCAGCGTGACCCTGGACGACGAAATCGATATTTCCCGGGGCGATTGGCTGGTGGGGGCCGGCGAGGAAGTCGCGCTGTCTTCCGGCATCGAGGCGGATATCGTCTGGATGCAGGAAATTCCGCTGGAGATCGGCAAGAGCTACGATATCAAGCTCGCCAGCCGGGAGTTGACCGGTCAAATCAGCCGTCTCGACTACCAGGTGGACGTCAACAGCCTGGCACGGGAGAAGACGAACCGGCTCGAGCTCAACGGCATCGGTCGCGCCCATTTTGAGCTGACCACGCCAATTCCGGTAGATGAGTATCGACGCAGCCCGGGCACCGGCAGCTTTATTATCATCGACCGCTTGACCAATGCCACCCTGGGGGCGGGGCTGATTCGCGGCGTCAGCGAGGTATCGAAGGAGCCGACAGGGGAAGTG
This window encodes:
- a CDS encoding CAP domain-containing protein, translated to MAYRFLYLSAGATLLVFSAISPADSAQPPSCSPSETHQAWLERVNQARSQPRQCGDESFQAVESLTWSCALEAAAKDYAKNMAENDFFSHTSPSGKDVGERVRDQGYDWWAVGENIAAGQDSIEAVIEGWLSSPGHCANLMSEKFSEMGMARAQAPGSVYSPYWTQIFARPK
- a CDS encoding CsbD family protein, which gives rise to MKDSKTDKSEGMIDKAAGKIKEALGKASDDKSTEAEGKAQASKGDAKRAKGNVKDALDPGSDSQKTNNP
- a CDS encoding methyltransferase domain-containing protein; protein product: MSASSSSDISPLSPLGDRHFDGLADKFATSLYATSRGEIRLRLLNALLPRQLDLRGQRVLDVGGGLGQMAAWFAERGHRVTLAEPAAEMLARAREALEGQPVELIQTTLQALPEKAPGPWSLVVCHAVLEWLADPREALRILASLVAPGGQLSLMVFNRDALRLSNIVKGNLDKVLDDRLAGTGKRQRLTPISPLTHADIEAWATENDLVMEAVAGVRVFYDYLRERDPQGDTLTKLIELEHRYCEAEPYWRLGRYLLYTLRKPTIQEKDS
- a CDS encoding methyltransferase, coding for MSAQTPVCQLLQRQDMDYRDWLWVAPPRDTWLEAGQGRLLSADHSILEAWREQGRPVHSALDSDLGSPPGAVLFWPKTHALGEWWLLKLCQDLPEGTPLQVVGENQGGIKRVLKVLAALGLGCRKLDSARRCSLFDTKLRRVGIDPELAWTRFEAQELTLISHPGVFGHGKLDEGTQLLLEALPELLPKGDCRVLDMGCGDGVIAAWLARRGARVSAVDSNLFAVEATRRTLATNRLEGRALSSDVYSALNDERFDVIVSNPPFHQERSIDYGPAARLIEQAPAHLEKGGRLVLVANTFLPYADRLEAAFGSFRVIADDRRFRVYEVQKN
- a CDS encoding SIMPL domain-containing protein — translated: MAVDRTLQGLVLGGLVAIGLVWGGSYIKDAAQVWRDANRSVTVKGLAEREVAANVALWPLHYSVAGNELSGLQAELAQDEATIREFLEAQGFDASNISVTPPQVQDRYANNYGNSQPEERYSGEATVLLRTPKVSAVKAALPKTSQLVREGVLLSPNYEYRTEFLFTDLERIKPEMIAEATADARRAAQQFAEDSGSRVGAIKRASQGYFSIEDLDSYTPDLKKVRVVTTIDYALED
- the greB gene encoding transcription elongation factor GreB, translated to MQGRNMTRWRDPAKDPRQEPKSPLITAEGQARLQGILEHLSRVKRPALSAKVGEAAALGDRSENADYTYNKKELNRVIARIRYLTKRLEEVQVVDRLPADRGKVYFGAFVTLALITPEDEAGEELEIRIVGHDETDTQKRWISVDAPLARALLGKSLDDEATVAAPGGSTTYLITEIHYRDPQA
- a CDS encoding tetratricopeptide repeat protein, giving the protein MKGFVAVLWGMLLVLMPFAACHAQDSELFALKNRWEYITTQTPENKRADALGELAEDAKALAKTYPNNARVLVWQGIVLASQARAKGGVGALGLAKEARASLEQAIRLDPQGNAGSAYVTLGALYDRVPGWPLGFGDADQAERMFEKALRIRPAGIDVNYYYAVFLQDEGRLAEARQHARRAVEGEARAGRETSDEALRQEARRLLRELE
- a CDS encoding alkaline phosphatase D family protein, with amino-acid sequence MSFDHASLPAVLAGPILRRSDPERILLWLVGSRPLSLELVLSPQDDSMPRHHVLSADNCRVLPLGKHAYLHLIDVQFDRPLPQDVRIDYDLRLKGETDQGIADWAPHLLYEGAALPGFVIASRLHSLLHGSCRKPHHPGRDGLVRADSWLAERWAEPDKRPAWLLMTGDQIYADDVAGPMLVAIHALIRRLGLFDEILEDAMVADSQALFASSDTYYHRERLLPDIVSNEALRERLFGGVRKPIFTTASAQNHLITFAEVLAMYLLVWSPVPWRLIEVKPPDLDEKHAKRFDEEAVIIEDFVKNLPQVARLLANQPSLMIFDDHDVTDDWNLNAAWEEVAYEHPFSRRILGNALLAYLLCQGWGNDPDRLAMPMSEITSLLSAAHAQDALPDLEQDAAIRELLRFQGWEYVVPGHPKLVVLDTRTRRWRSERKRHRPSGLMDWEALSDLQQELLDEPAVVVVSPTPMFGVKLIESVQKLFALAGKPLMVDAENWMAHRGAASVMLNIFRHSRTPANYVILSGDVHYSFVYRIRIRDRRHGPNIWQITSSGVKNAFPDTLLDWFDRLNRWLYAPWSPLNFFTKRREMYVTPSTPDRGKAGERLWNGSGIGYVTLDGEGRPQAITELDARNLDVHFPLEEPGEERLEISSDKKRGWHPRGGP
- a CDS encoding NUDIX domain-containing protein codes for the protein MADCFGEGPRFDSKDVERLEDECLYQGFFRLEKRHLRHRLFEGGWSEKIQREVHVRHDAVGVLLYDVERDAVVMVEQLRAGALSDPVSPWKLEPVAGLVEKGETPADVARRETLEEAGCEIGELIELHAYYPSPGACDERVTLFCGLVDSRGIGGVHGVETEHEDIKVHVLPYGRAWELLEAGRLDNAMSLITLYWLARERASLRARR
- a CDS encoding DUF1249 domain-containing protein; protein product: MPRAAYVTDLKTLQGECSANYWRLSRLLGELEIGEVREVNLGDHDKRFGALWLEVLEVAPYTTTVSISQSGALDSFVETPRMRVQLYHDVRMAEVVDFQRQRHFDGRYRYPNPRMHQPDEKLQLNRFLGEWLEHGLAHGHSLDLIR
- a CDS encoding phosphodiesterase, which codes for MARLIQITDSHLQADPKARCRTGHPLSRFEQVLEYARRQQPDAVILTGDIGENGSPGAYRLAVERLDQLTCPWYWLAGNHDDPEVMARYRSVVDEIELDRWRLLMLNTQVFGEPFGKLGEAQLERLAVRLRQDERPTWLVMHHPPVTIGSAWMDAIGLQDRQALWQCLERFPQVRGILCGHIHQAFTQTVVCGGGKIAVHGCPATSDQFLPRSDAFAVDEQAMPGYRVVELEDAGFTTWVERVETQKKQ
- the cysD gene encoding sulfate adenylyltransferase subunit CysD gives rise to the protein MLSPERQTHLKQLEAESIHILREVAAEFRRPVMLYSIGKDSSVMLHLARKAFYPGRPPFPLMHVNTTWKFREMIAFRDTMARETGMELIEHINEEGRAANINPFDHGSAKYTDVMKTASLKQALDKYGFDAAFGGARRDEEASRAKERVYSFRDRHHRWDPKNQRPELWNLYNARINPGESIRVFPLSNWTELDIWQYIYLESIPIVPLYYAAPRPVVERDGMQIMVDDERLPLAPGEVPEEKWVRFRTLGCYPLTGAVESRAATLPAIIQEMLLTRSSERSGRAIDHDQAGSMERKKREGYF
- the cysN gene encoding sulfate adenylyltransferase subunit CysN, encoding MAHQSSLIADDIDAYLKAHENKDLLRFITCGSVDDGKSTLIGRLLHDSKMIFEDQLAAITLASKTSGTTGDTVDLALLVDGLQSEREQGITIDVAYRYFSTDRRKFIIADTPGHEQYTRNMATGASTASLAIILVDARHGVQTQTRRHSYICDLLGIQHLVIAINKMDLVAYSQARFEEIVAQYRRFAENLGARDIRFVPISALKGDNVVNKSDAMPWYGQGALLEHLETVEISRDSNLSDLRLPVQYVNRPHLDFRGYSGTLESGILRPGQAVKVLPSGKTSRVARIVTFDGDLEVAYPGQAISVTLDDEIDISRGDWLVGAGEEVALSSGIEADIVWMQEIPLEIGKSYDIKLASRELTGQISRLDYQVDVNSLAREKTNRLELNGIGRAHFELTTPIPVDEYRRSPGTGSFIIIDRLTNATLGAGLIRGVSEVSKEPTGEVDWQAFEVELNALVRRHFPHWEARDIGKLFS